The following are encoded in a window of Pseudomonas sp. St316 genomic DNA:
- the hexR gene encoding transcriptional regulator HexR gives MNLLQHIAQSRHLLRKSELKVADHVLLDPAAVMHSSMADLAHSVGISEPTIVRFCRAIGCSGFQDLKLKLAQSLAAGASFGQFAIHEDDSVADYSLKIFDTTLHTLMEVREKLDPVALQKAVTAMSQAQRVEFYGFGASGAVAADAQHKFFRLLLTAAAYSDPHMQAMSAVTLKPTDVAICISQSGRSKDLLITANLVRESGASLITLCPSQTPLAELSTVNLAIDVHEDTEIYTPLTSRIAHLVVIDVLAMGVAMARGPSLVNHLKSVKRSLRSLRLSPKSVKALDD, from the coding sequence TTGAACCTGTTGCAACACATCGCCCAGTCACGCCACTTGCTACGCAAGTCGGAGCTGAAAGTCGCTGATCACGTACTGCTTGATCCTGCGGCCGTGATGCATAGCTCCATGGCAGATCTTGCCCACAGCGTCGGCATCAGCGAACCGACCATCGTGCGTTTCTGCCGGGCCATCGGTTGCTCGGGTTTCCAGGACCTGAAACTCAAGCTGGCGCAAAGCCTGGCCGCCGGCGCGAGCTTCGGTCAGTTTGCGATCCATGAAGACGATTCGGTTGCGGACTACAGCCTGAAAATCTTCGACACCACCCTGCACACCCTGATGGAGGTTCGCGAGAAGCTCGACCCGGTGGCGTTGCAAAAAGCCGTCACGGCCATGTCCCAGGCCCAGCGTGTCGAGTTTTATGGCTTCGGTGCCTCGGGCGCGGTGGCAGCCGATGCCCAGCACAAGTTCTTCCGGTTGCTGCTGACGGCAGCGGCCTATTCCGACCCGCACATGCAGGCCATGTCAGCGGTGACCCTGAAACCCACCGATGTGGCGATCTGCATTTCCCAGTCGGGGCGTTCCAAGGACTTGTTGATCACCGCGAACCTGGTGCGCGAAAGCGGTGCCTCGCTGATCACCTTGTGCCCGAGCCAGACGCCGTTGGCGGAACTGTCCACGGTGAACCTGGCCATCGACGTGCATGAAGACACCGAGATCTACACGCCGCTGACCTCGCGCATCGCCCACCTGGTGGTGATCGACGTGCTGGCAATGGGTGTCGCCATGGCCCGTGGTCCAAGCCTGGTCAACCACCTCAAGAGCGTGAAGCGCAGCCTTCGCAGCCTGCGGCTGTCGCCCAAGTCGGTGAAGGCGCTGGACGACTGA
- a CDS encoding LysR family transcriptional regulator, whose amino-acid sequence MRKSLMRMTLRQLQIFNEVCDLRSYSRAADEMSLTQPAVSLQIRSLEELIGQPLFEYVGKKLYMTEAAEALQRASRDIFGRLENLDMQLSDMQGSLQGQLKLAVESSAKYFVPHLFAAFKRQHPEVNLNLTVVNRGQVIRRLSDNRDDLVIMSMVPQDMGLEFLPFLNNPIVAVAPPDHPLCHMGALRLQDLEPYTLLLREPGSGTRLACEEYFKEKRVHFTQTLEVASAEAQRECVVAGLGVALLTRHAVSRELSSGALIELPVEELPLYRSWCLVQARAKRLSPVAHAFLAFVRGERAQIIGLVERFDGKPPALPASN is encoded by the coding sequence ATGCGTAAGTCATTGATGCGTATGACATTGCGTCAATTGCAGATTTTCAACGAGGTGTGCGACCTGAGGTCCTACAGCCGTGCAGCTGATGAAATGTCTCTCACACAACCGGCCGTTAGCCTACAGATTCGTTCCCTGGAAGAGTTGATTGGCCAGCCACTGTTCGAGTACGTCGGCAAAAAACTCTACATGACCGAAGCCGCCGAAGCGCTGCAACGCGCCAGCCGGGACATCTTCGGGCGCCTGGAAAACCTCGACATGCAGCTCTCGGACATGCAGGGCTCGCTGCAAGGCCAGCTCAAGCTTGCAGTGGAGTCCAGCGCCAAGTACTTCGTCCCGCACCTGTTCGCCGCGTTCAAGCGCCAGCACCCGGAAGTCAATCTCAACCTCACCGTGGTCAATCGCGGCCAGGTCATTCGCCGGCTTTCGGACAACCGTGATGACCTGGTCATCATGTCCATGGTGCCCCAGGACATGGGCCTGGAATTCCTGCCATTCCTGAACAATCCAATCGTCGCCGTGGCGCCACCGGATCATCCGCTGTGCCACATGGGCGCGTTGCGTTTGCAGGATTTGGAGCCCTATACACTGCTATTGCGCGAACCGGGCTCAGGTACGCGACTGGCCTGCGAGGAGTACTTCAAGGAGAAGCGGGTGCATTTCACCCAGACCCTGGAAGTGGCGTCGGCGGAGGCCCAGCGCGAGTGTGTTGTGGCCGGGCTGGGCGTGGCGCTGTTGACGCGCCACGCCGTGAGCCGGGAACTGTCGTCCGGCGCACTCATCGAGTTGCCGGTGGAGGAACTGCCGCTGTACCGCAGTTGGTGCCTGGTGCAGGCCAGGGCCAAGCGCCTGTCACCGGTGGCCCACGCCTTCCTGGCGTTCGTTCGCGGTGAGCGCGCTCAGATCATCGGCCTGGTTGAGCGTTTCGACGGGAAGCCACCGGCGTTGCCTGCCAGTAATTGA
- a CDS encoding acetyl-CoA carboxylase biotin carboxylase subunit, whose product MITKILIANRGEIAVRIVRACAEMGIRSVAVYSDADRHALHVKRADEAHSIGADPLAGYLNPRKLVNLAVETGCDALHPGYGFLSENAELADICAERGIKFIGPSAEVIRRMGDKTEARRSMIKAGVPVTPGTEGNVSGIEEALTEGDRIGYPVMLKATSGGGGRGIRRCNSREELEQAFPRVISEATKAFGSAEVFLEKCIVNPKHIEAQILGDSFGNVVHLFERDCSIQRRNQKLIEIAPSPQLTPEQRAYIGDLSVRAAKAVGYENAGTVEFLLAEGEVYFMEMNTRVQVEHTITEEITGIDIVREQIRVASGLPLSVKQEDIQHRGFALQFRINAEDPKNNFLPSFGKITRYYAPGGPGVRTDTAIYTGYTIPPFYDSMCLKLVVWALTWEEAMDRGLRALDDMRLQGVKTTAAYYQEILRNPEFRSGQFNTSFVESHPELTNYSIKRKPEELALAIAAAIAAHAGL is encoded by the coding sequence TTGATAACAAAGATCCTGATCGCCAACCGTGGTGAGATTGCCGTCCGCATCGTGCGCGCTTGCGCCGAGATGGGCATTCGCTCGGTCGCGGTCTACTCCGACGCGGACCGCCATGCGTTGCATGTCAAGCGTGCGGACGAGGCCCACAGCATCGGCGCCGATCCGCTGGCCGGCTACCTCAACCCGCGCAAACTGGTGAACCTGGCGGTAGAAACCGGCTGCGATGCTCTGCACCCCGGCTACGGTTTTCTCTCGGAAAACGCCGAACTGGCAGACATCTGCGCTGAACGCGGAATCAAATTCATTGGCCCATCGGCCGAAGTCATTCGCCGCATGGGCGACAAGACCGAAGCGCGCCGCAGCATGATCAAGGCCGGCGTACCGGTCACGCCGGGCACCGAAGGCAACGTTTCGGGCATTGAAGAAGCGCTGACCGAAGGTGATCGGATCGGTTACCCGGTGATGCTCAAGGCCACGTCCGGCGGCGGCGGTCGTGGTATCCGTCGCTGCAACAGTCGCGAAGAACTCGAACAAGCCTTCCCGCGGGTCATTTCCGAAGCCACCAAGGCATTCGGTTCGGCGGAAGTGTTCCTGGAAAAGTGCATCGTCAATCCCAAGCACATCGAAGCGCAGATCCTGGGCGACAGTTTTGGCAACGTGGTGCACTTGTTCGAACGTGACTGCTCGATCCAGCGCCGCAACCAGAAGCTGATCGAGATCGCCCCGAGCCCGCAACTGACCCCCGAGCAGCGTGCCTACATCGGCGACCTCTCGGTACGCGCCGCCAAGGCCGTGGGCTACGAGAATGCCGGCACCGTGGAGTTCCTGCTCGCCGAAGGCGAGGTGTACTTCATGGAGATGAACACCCGGGTGCAGGTGGAACACACCATCACCGAAGAAATCACCGGTATCGACATTGTTCGCGAGCAGATCCGCGTCGCCTCCGGGTTGCCGCTGTCGGTCAAGCAGGAAGACATCCAGCACCGTGGCTTTGCGTTGCAGTTCCGCATCAACGCCGAGGACCCGAAAAACAACTTCCTGCCCAGCTTCGGCAAGATCACCCGCTACTACGCCCCTGGCGGCCCGGGTGTGCGCACCGACACGGCGATCTACACCGGCTACACCATTCCGCCGTTCTACGATTCGATGTGCCTGAAGCTGGTGGTCTGGGCGTTGACCTGGGAAGAAGCAATGGACCGTGGCCTGCGGGCCCTGGATGACATGCGCCTGCAGGGGGTCAAGACCACCGCCGCGTATTACCAGGAGATTCTGCGCAATCCGGAATTCCGCAGCGGCCAGTTCAATACCAGCTTCGTTGAAAGCCATCCTGAACTGACCAACTACTCGATCAAGCGCAAACCCGAAGAGCTGGCCCTGGCCATCGCCGCCGCCATTGCCGCCCACGCAGGCCTGTAA
- the oadA gene encoding sodium-extruding oxaloacetate decarboxylase subunit alpha produces the protein MSKKIFVTDTILRDAHQSLLATRMRTEDMLPICDKLDKVGYWSLEVWGGATFDACVRFLKEDPWERLRQLRAALPNTRLQMLLRGQNLLGYRHYSDDVVKAFVAKAAVNGIDVFRIFDAMNDVRNLKVAIEAVKAAGKHAQGTIAYTTSPVHTIDAFVAQAKQMEAMGCDSVAIKDMAGLLTPYATGELVKALKSEQSLPIFIHSHDTAGLAAMCQLKAVENGADHIDTAISSFAWGTSHPGTESMVAALKGSEFDTGLDLELLQEIGLYFYAVRKKYHQFESEFTAVDTRVQVNQVPGGMISNLANQLKEQGALNRMNEVLAEIPRVREDLGFPPLVTPTSQIVGTQAFFNVLAGERYKTITNEVKLYLQGGYGKAPGSVSEKLRRQAIGSEEVIDVRPADLLKPEMTKLRGEIGALAKSEEDVLTYAMFPDIGRKFLEEREAGTLTPEVLLPIPEAGSVNSAGGEGVPTEFVIDVHGETYRVDITGVGVKAEGKRHFYLSIDGMPEEVVFEPLNEFVGGGSSKRKQATAPGHVSTTMPGNIVDVLVKEGDVVKAGQAVLITEAMKMETEVQAAIAGKVSAIHVAKGDRVNPGEILIEIEG, from the coding sequence ATGTCCAAGAAGATCTTTGTTACCGACACAATCCTGCGCGACGCCCACCAATCGCTGCTCGCCACTCGTATGCGCACCGAAGACATGCTGCCGATCTGCGACAAGCTCGACAAAGTCGGCTATTGGTCGCTGGAAGTGTGGGGCGGCGCGACATTCGACGCTTGCGTGCGCTTCCTGAAAGAAGACCCGTGGGAGCGCCTGCGCCAACTGCGCGCGGCGCTGCCCAACACCCGTTTGCAAATGCTCCTGCGCGGCCAGAATCTGCTGGGCTACCGCCATTACAGCGATGACGTGGTCAAGGCGTTCGTCGCCAAGGCCGCCGTCAACGGCATCGACGTGTTCCGTATTTTCGACGCGATGAACGACGTGCGTAACCTGAAGGTCGCCATCGAAGCCGTGAAGGCCGCCGGCAAGCACGCCCAGGGCACCATTGCCTACACCACCAGCCCGGTGCACACCATCGACGCGTTCGTGGCCCAAGCCAAGCAAATGGAAGCCATGGGTTGCGACTCGGTGGCGATCAAGGACATGGCCGGCCTGCTGACGCCGTACGCCACCGGCGAACTGGTCAAGGCGTTGAAAAGCGAACAGTCGCTGCCGATCTTTATCCACTCCCACGACACTGCCGGCCTGGCCGCGATGTGCCAGCTCAAGGCTGTCGAGAACGGCGCCGATCACATCGACACCGCGATCTCCAGCTTCGCCTGGGGCACCAGCCATCCGGGCACTGAATCAATGGTCGCGGCCCTCAAGGGCAGTGAGTTCGACACGGGGCTGGACCTGGAGCTGTTGCAGGAGATTGGCCTGTACTTCTATGCCGTGCGCAAGAAGTACCACCAGTTCGAAAGCGAGTTCACCGCGGTGGACACCCGCGTCCAGGTCAACCAGGTACCGGGCGGGATGATCTCCAACCTCGCCAACCAGTTGAAAGAGCAGGGCGCGTTGAACCGCATGAACGAAGTGCTGGCGGAGATCCCGCGCGTGCGCGAAGACCTCGGCTTCCCGCCGCTGGTGACCCCGACCTCGCAGATCGTCGGCACCCAGGCGTTCTTCAACGTGTTGGCCGGTGAGCGCTACAAGACCATCACCAACGAAGTGAAGCTCTATCTGCAGGGCGGCTACGGCAAGGCGCCAGGTTCGGTGAGCGAGAAGCTGCGCCGCCAGGCCATCGGCAGCGAAGAGGTGATCGATGTGCGTCCAGCCGATCTGCTCAAGCCGGAAATGACCAAGCTGCGCGGTGAAATCGGTGCACTGGCCAAGTCCGAAGAGGACGTGCTGACCTATGCCATGTTCCCGGACATCGGTCGCAAGTTCCTCGAAGAGCGCGAAGCCGGCACCCTGACCCCGGAAGTACTGCTGCCAATCCCCGAGGCAGGCAGCGTGAACTCTGCCGGCGGCGAAGGCGTGCCGACGGAATTTGTCATCGACGTCCACGGCGAAACTTACCGCGTCGACATCACCGGTGTGGGCGTCAAGGCCGAAGGCAAGCGTCACTTCTACCTCTCCATCGATGGCATGCCCGAAGAGGTCGTGTTCGAACCGCTCAATGAGTTTGTCGGCGGCGGCAGCAGCAAGCGCAAGCAGGCCACCGCGCCAGGCCACGTCAGCACCACCATGCCGGGCAACATCGTCGATGTGCTGGTCAAGGAAGGCGACGTGGTCAAGGCCGGCCAGGCAGTGCTGATCACCGAAGCCATGAAGATGGAAACCGAAGTGCAGGCGGCCATCGCCGGCAAGGTCAGCGCGATTCATGTGGCCAAGGGCGACCGGGTCAACCCGGGCGAGATCCTGATCGAGATCGAAGGCTGA
- a CDS encoding autotransporter domain-containing protein: MSTQHVYPPQRLALAIALVLGCADVSMARQSTDDATTLPSETALQKETQPTHSTKAPSKPPKFTTLEGESSRTTRFSKGLVEAGSQFRNLGQMSAEVHVAGQFHNEGGVGKSVFVNETGSFSGNGTVDALNVKDGLLQVDPANGAPTIKKNLELSQGATLLYGIYPDSGSSTIKVGGTATLGSATLKITSLPGESIGAGKHIVIQAENIDGEFGKVVNELALVTATPDYSAMKQVGLTLTLKDVPLNEIAPTDNGQRVLDAILQSEQTKPLQPERFITSPPTASPALEPPADRPASKSVEPPKVVSSAHPKPVTQVQTIEPAPKPNAAINALLGTHMVTVADAIDQLGSYNIADLGSATLSSITPIRTGMLSAMSQRKSAAGYDNGQVWVQAIGNSGSLARQLGSHALKHSTKGLMLGTDWAVSPDWRLGIIGSKTQTRMDSYQFDGAMDSWLAGAYALRQDGPLALRLGAVYGSHDGSTKRHVAFNGFRDRLKGRYDATTQQVFGQVGYKLDVGYFDIEPYVQVGYQRYQRDAYTEKGGDAALQYNGQAQEHYSSDLGLRLARPLIFDRGMRLTPRLDVGWKHLYGDVKGTSHQRMASASGIYTVEGLELDRDSLLMEVGLDLAVSPRHTLGLSYNGETGQDNRNGALMGQWRMMF; this comes from the coding sequence ATGTCTACCCAACATGTCTACCCACCCCAACGCCTCGCCCTGGCAATTGCCTTGGTACTCGGTTGCGCCGATGTTTCGATGGCCCGGCAATCGACTGATGACGCTACGACGCTCCCCTCTGAAACAGCGCTCCAGAAAGAAACCCAACCCACTCATTCGACCAAGGCGCCCAGCAAGCCACCCAAGTTCACAACATTGGAGGGCGAATCATCGCGCACCACCCGGTTCAGTAAAGGCCTGGTAGAAGCAGGCTCGCAATTTCGCAATCTCGGTCAAATGAGTGCCGAGGTACACGTTGCCGGCCAGTTTCATAACGAAGGAGGCGTGGGCAAGTCTGTCTTCGTGAACGAGACCGGCAGTTTCAGCGGCAATGGCACAGTCGACGCACTGAACGTGAAGGACGGTCTGTTGCAGGTCGACCCTGCAAACGGGGCTCCTACGATCAAGAAGAACCTTGAACTGTCGCAAGGCGCAACGCTGCTCTATGGCATCTATCCAGACAGCGGCAGTAGCACGATCAAAGTCGGCGGCACCGCGACGCTAGGCAGCGCGACGCTGAAAATTACGTCGCTGCCAGGCGAGTCCATCGGCGCGGGAAAACACATCGTGATCCAGGCGGAAAACATCGATGGGGAATTCGGGAAAGTCGTCAACGAGCTCGCCTTAGTGACCGCGACACCTGACTACAGCGCCATGAAACAAGTCGGACTGACGCTCACGCTCAAAGATGTTCCGCTCAATGAAATCGCGCCCACTGATAATGGCCAACGTGTCTTAGACGCCATCTTGCAATCCGAACAGACCAAACCATTGCAACCGGAACGCTTCATCACCTCACCACCTACCGCCTCTCCTGCCCTTGAGCCACCAGCCGATCGCCCTGCATCAAAGTCCGTCGAGCCGCCAAAAGTTGTTTCCAGCGCCCACCCCAAGCCCGTCACCCAGGTGCAGACGATCGAGCCAGCCCCCAAACCCAACGCGGCCATAAACGCCTTGCTCGGCACCCATATGGTTACCGTCGCTGACGCCATCGACCAACTGGGCAGCTACAACATCGCCGACCTCGGCAGCGCCACCCTGAGCAGCATCACCCCGATCCGCACAGGAATGCTCTCGGCCATGAGCCAGAGAAAATCGGCGGCTGGGTACGACAACGGCCAAGTCTGGGTCCAGGCCATCGGCAACAGCGGCAGCCTCGCCAGGCAACTGGGCAGTCATGCCCTCAAGCATTCGACAAAAGGCCTGATGCTGGGAACCGACTGGGCCGTCAGCCCCGATTGGCGGCTGGGCATCATCGGCAGCAAAACCCAGACGCGGATGGACAGTTATCAGTTCGACGGGGCCATGGACAGTTGGCTCGCAGGCGCGTACGCCTTGCGCCAGGACGGGCCGCTGGCGCTGCGCCTGGGCGCTGTCTATGGCAGCCATGACGGCAGCACCAAGCGCCACGTTGCCTTCAACGGATTCAGGGATCGGCTGAAGGGTCGTTACGATGCCACGACACAGCAGGTCTTTGGACAGGTCGGCTACAAACTGGATGTTGGATATTTCGATATCGAACCCTATGTCCAAGTGGGTTACCAGCGCTATCAACGCGACGCGTATACCGAAAAAGGTGGGGACGCCGCGTTGCAGTACAACGGCCAGGCACAGGAGCACTACAGCAGCGACCTCGGCCTGCGCCTCGCCCGCCCTTTGATTTTCGACCGGGGCATGCGGTTGACGCCGCGACTGGATGTCGGCTGGAAGCACCTGTATGGCGACGTAAAGGGCACCTCACACCAGCGTATGGCTAGCGCAAGTGGCATCTATACCGTCGAAGGCCTTGAACTGGACCGTGACAGCCTGCTCATGGAAGTCGGGCTGGACCTGGCCGTATCACCGCGCCATACCCTGGGATTGAGCTACAACGGCGAAACGGGGCAGGACAACCGCAACGGGGCGCTGATGGGCCAGTGGCGAATGATGTTCTGA
- a CDS encoding amino acid ABC transporter permease — translation MTSFPSPSRPPHPVAESRLQKIFGFRTRLYLTWAAMLVLFASFFLSFDLKFSIILDKLPNLVGVHLAPNGFLQGAVLTLFLCLCSIVASSLLGFVTALARLSKSAVAFGIASFYASFFRGTPLLIQILLIYLGLPQLGVVPGAIAAGIIALSLNYGAYLSEIFRAGILGVPNGQREASLALGLSETVIFWRVTLPQAMRTIIPPTTNQFISMLKDSSLISVMGVWEVMFLAQSYGRSSYRYIEMLTTAAIIYWLMSIALELIQARMERHYGKAYLNNR, via the coding sequence ATGACCTCTTTTCCGTCTCCGTCTCGGCCACCGCACCCGGTGGCTGAGTCGCGTCTGCAAAAAATCTTCGGCTTTCGCACCCGGCTGTACCTGACCTGGGCGGCGATGCTGGTGCTGTTCGCGAGTTTTTTCCTGAGCTTCGACCTGAAGTTCTCCATCATCCTCGACAAACTGCCGAACCTGGTGGGCGTGCACCTGGCTCCCAATGGCTTTCTGCAAGGCGCGGTGCTGACGCTGTTTCTGTGCCTGTGCTCGATCGTCGCGTCGTCGTTGCTGGGCTTTGTCACTGCCCTGGCGCGGTTGTCCAAAAGCGCCGTGGCGTTCGGCATCGCCAGTTTCTACGCATCCTTCTTCCGTGGCACCCCGCTGCTGATCCAGATCTTGCTGATCTACCTGGGCCTACCGCAACTGGGCGTGGTTCCCGGCGCCATCGCCGCCGGGATCATCGCCCTGTCGCTGAATTACGGCGCCTACCTGAGCGAAATCTTCCGCGCCGGCATCCTCGGCGTCCCCAACGGCCAACGCGAAGCCTCGCTGGCGCTGGGCTTGAGCGAAACCGTGATCTTCTGGCGCGTCACCCTGCCCCAGGCGATGCGCACCATCATCCCGCCGACCACCAATCAATTCATCTCGATGCTCAAGGACTCCTCCCTGATCTCGGTGATGGGGGTCTGGGAAGTGATGTTTTTGGCGCAGTCTTATGGTCGGTCCAGTTATCGCTATATCGAGATGCTGACGACGGCGGCGATTATTTACTGGTTGATGTCCATTGCGCTGGAGCTGATCCAGGCGCGGATGGAGCGGCATTATGGGAAGGCGTATCTGAATAATCGTTGA
- a CDS encoding ABC transporter substrate-binding protein — translation MKLQPLLALGLTLLAASSQAFAGTTLDRIEQKKELVGVLMESYPPFSFLNDQNQLDGFDVDVAKAVAEKLGVKLRLETPSWDVIAAGHWSGRYDICICSMTPSKARAEVFDFPVQYYASPAVIVVNAKDDSIHGAKDLSGKKVGLTSASSYESYLNKNLVIEGAEDTRLSYPFENVQIAPYDTDNVAFQDLGLGAGVRLDAVLTNLVTAQPRLTEDKRFKLAGNALYSEPNSVAIEKGDAQWDAKVREVFAQLKQDGTLSKLSQKWIGADITQ, via the coding sequence GTGAAACTACAACCATTGCTGGCCCTGGGCCTGACCCTGCTGGCCGCTTCGTCGCAAGCCTTCGCCGGCACCACCCTGGATCGCATCGAACAGAAAAAAGAACTGGTCGGTGTATTGATGGAAAGCTACCCGCCCTTCTCTTTCCTGAACGATCAGAACCAACTCGACGGTTTTGACGTAGATGTCGCCAAAGCAGTCGCTGAAAAGCTGGGCGTGAAGCTGCGCCTGGAAACACCGTCCTGGGACGTGATCGCTGCCGGGCACTGGAGCGGGCGCTATGACATCTGCATCTGCTCCATGACGCCGAGCAAGGCCCGCGCCGAAGTGTTCGATTTCCCGGTGCAGTATTACGCCTCGCCAGCGGTGATCGTGGTCAACGCCAAGGACGATAGCATCCACGGCGCCAAAGACCTGAGCGGCAAGAAAGTCGGCCTCACCAGCGCGTCCAGCTACGAGAGTTACCTGAACAAGAACCTGGTGATCGAAGGCGCTGAAGACACCCGCCTGAGCTACCCCTTCGAGAACGTGCAGATCGCCCCGTACGACACCGACAACGTAGCGTTCCAGGACCTTGGCCTGGGCGCCGGGGTGCGTTTGGATGCGGTGCTGACCAACCTGGTGACCGCGCAGCCACGCCTGACCGAAGACAAGCGTTTCAAACTGGCGGGCAATGCCCTCTATTCCGAACCGAACTCGGTGGCCATCGAAAAGGGCGACGCCCAGTGGGACGCCAAGGTGCGTGAAGTCTTCGCACAGTTGAAACAGGACGGCACCTTGAGCAAACTCTCGCAGAAATGGATCGGCGCCGACATCACCCAATGA
- a CDS encoding homocysteine S-methyltransferase family protein, with product MGSATTVILDGGMGRELQRRGAPFRQPEWSALALSEAPQAVEAVHAAYIASGANVITSNSYAVVPFHIGEARFAAEGQALAALAGELARRAVQASGKAVRVAGSLPPLFGSYRPDLFDASRASELLTPLVTGLAPHVDLWLAETQSSTIEARAIHAGLPKDGKPFWLSFTLKDEDTDEVPRLRSGEPVADAAAVAAELGVETLLFNCSQPEVIGAAIDAARETFEHLGVKIHIGAYANAFPPQPKEATANDGLDPLREDLDPPGYLQWAADWRQRGASHLGGCCGIGPEHIAVLAQKLT from the coding sequence ATGGGCTCAGCAACGACAGTCATTCTCGATGGCGGCATGGGCCGCGAACTTCAACGCCGGGGCGCGCCGTTCCGACAGCCCGAGTGGTCGGCCCTGGCCTTGAGCGAAGCGCCTCAGGCCGTAGAGGCCGTGCATGCAGCCTACATCGCCAGCGGCGCCAATGTAATCACCAGCAACAGCTACGCCGTAGTGCCGTTTCACATTGGTGAAGCGCGCTTCGCTGCAGAAGGCCAGGCCCTGGCCGCGCTGGCGGGAGAGCTGGCGCGGCGGGCGGTGCAAGCTTCAGGCAAAGCGGTACGGGTGGCCGGGTCGCTGCCGCCGTTGTTCGGTTCCTATCGGCCCGATCTGTTCGACGCTTCCCGTGCCAGTGAGCTGTTGACGCCATTGGTGACCGGCCTGGCGCCCCATGTCGACCTGTGGTTGGCCGAAACCCAAAGCTCGACGATTGAAGCGCGGGCCATTCACGCCGGGCTGCCCAAGGATGGCAAGCCGTTCTGGCTGTCGTTTACCTTGAAAGATGAAGACACCGATGAAGTGCCGCGCCTGCGCTCCGGTGAGCCGGTGGCGGATGCCGCGGCGGTCGCCGCCGAGCTCGGCGTCGAGACCCTGCTGTTCAACTGCAGCCAGCCGGAAGTGATCGGCGCGGCGATTGATGCCGCTCGGGAAACCTTCGAGCACCTGGGGGTGAAGATCCACATTGGTGCCTACGCCAACGCCTTCCCACCACAGCCGAAGGAAGCGACGGCCAACGATGGCCTGGATCCACTGCGCGAAGACCTCGATCCACCGGGCTACCTGCAGTGGGCGGCGGATTGGCGCCAGCGTGGGGCCAGCCACCTGGGCGGTTGCTGCGGGATCGGGCCAGAGCACATCGCGGTGTTGGCGCAAAAGCTGACCTGA